In Candidatus Neomarinimicrobiota bacterium, the following are encoded in one genomic region:
- the rnc gene encoding ribonuclease III: MRLFRHLLENIQKSPIGKTGDLEQQLGHHFKNPHLLEQALTHRSVADSSHRNFERLEFLGDAVLSHVVSAHLYATYQAGSEGELTLRRSALVSKRFLADIGEKLSVHRFLQVDSGVHLSDAKVRRNLVGDAMEALIGAIYLDGGMTVAERFIQRELLKREKETAGFVNHKGHLIELCHQRGLDNPRFQLLKTKGPEHDKKFVVQVRIGTRTFESAQANNKKAAEQEAAGLALGILLQELN; this comes from the coding sequence GTGAGATTATTCCGCCACCTGCTCGAGAATATCCAAAAGTCTCCGATAGGTAAAACCGGAGATCTCGAGCAGCAATTAGGTCACCATTTCAAAAATCCCCACCTTCTGGAGCAGGCTCTCACGCACCGCAGCGTTGCTGACAGTTCACACCGGAATTTCGAGCGACTGGAGTTTCTGGGTGATGCGGTACTGAGCCACGTGGTTTCCGCCCATCTGTATGCCACTTATCAGGCCGGATCCGAAGGCGAGCTCACCTTGAGACGCTCCGCACTTGTCAGCAAGCGATTCCTGGCGGACATCGGTGAGAAACTGAGCGTACACCGATTCCTGCAGGTCGATAGCGGCGTGCATTTAAGCGATGCCAAAGTACGGCGCAACCTGGTAGGTGATGCCATGGAAGCTTTGATTGGCGCCATCTATCTGGACGGCGGCATGACCGTGGCAGAACGGTTTATCCAGCGGGAATTACTAAAACGGGAGAAGGAGACCGCCGGATTCGTGAATCACAAGGGTCACCTTATTGAGCTCTGTCACCAGCGTGGCCTGGATAACCCCCGCTTCCAACTCCTCAAGACCAAGGGACCGGAGCACGACAAGAAATTTGTGGTACAGGTGAGGATCGGTACCCGCACGTTTGAAAGTGCGCAGGCCAATAATAAAAAAGCCGCTGAACAGGAAGCGGCGGGGCTGGCGCTGGGAATTCTGTTACAGGAGCTAAACTAA
- a CDS encoding bifunctional nuclease domain-containing protein: protein MIQVQVEKISFYPPSKGYAILLKESIGDRFLPVIVGSFEAQSIALALEDVQMPRPMTHDLFCSILEDLNVEVSEVVISELQEGTFYSRISLVSQMGTTNIDARPSDAIALALRVGAPIYASEAVMEEASIQEVVEHRTPPVRAASSDDAGSRSVEEHLRRLQEQLDRAVLEENYEKAAEIRDKIKQIQTETSKQ from the coding sequence ATGATCCAAGTTCAGGTAGAGAAGATATCATTTTATCCTCCGAGTAAGGGGTATGCGATTCTGCTCAAGGAGTCGATTGGGGATCGCTTTCTCCCCGTGATCGTTGGCAGTTTCGAGGCTCAATCCATTGCGCTGGCGCTGGAAGATGTTCAGATGCCCCGTCCCATGACCCACGACCTGTTTTGCAGTATCCTGGAAGACCTCAACGTGGAGGTTAGTGAGGTTGTGATTTCCGAGCTCCAGGAAGGAACTTTCTATTCGAGAATTAGCCTGGTAAGTCAGATGGGAACCACCAATATCGACGCCCGTCCTAGTGATGCCATTGCCTTAGCCCTGCGGGTGGGTGCTCCCATCTACGCCTCCGAAGCCGTCATGGAAGAGGCCTCGATTCAGGAAGTGGTGGAACATCGCACCCCACCGGTACGGGCTGCATCTTCTGATGATGCTGGCTCTCGATCTGTGGAAGAGCACCTGAGGCGGCTCCAAGAACAATTGGATCGGGCTGTTCTGGAGGAGAATTATGAAAAAGCGGCGGAAATCCGCGATAAGATCAAGCAGATTCAGACTGAAACCAGTAAGCAGTGA
- a CDS encoding bifunctional phosphoglucose/phosphomannose isomerase has translation MKDRIKELDKADMWSAIKGCPQQINHILDTYADWVPGQAVELPQQVLFLGMGGSAIGGDIVRIWVERFAAVPMMVIRNYDVPHWTGPGTLVLASSYSGDTEETLAATGQAAERGGRVVAIASGGQLARLAHNAGWDFVQIPAGLQPRAAIGYSLAAVVRVLVAFQVLGASVLDELAAAAELMRAEGECWSDPEQPENKPLGVARLIGNRLPVIYGAAGTTEGLAIRLRSQLAENSKLFASHHVLPEQNHNEIVGLTDRIRDHGDTFVIWLTDKDDHPRVQLRQDLSRRLMGTKEQPQASQPMEWILAGRGESLIQRNLSLLHQIDWLSYWVALLRGYDPSVIEVLTELKNEMKGSRT, from the coding sequence ATGAAGGACCGGATCAAGGAGCTGGACAAGGCGGACATGTGGTCGGCCATCAAGGGCTGTCCGCAGCAGATTAACCACATCCTGGATACGTATGCTGATTGGGTGCCGGGTCAGGCGGTGGAGCTGCCGCAGCAGGTTCTGTTTCTGGGTATGGGAGGTTCGGCTATAGGTGGAGATATAGTGCGCATCTGGGTAGAGCGGTTTGCGGCAGTCCCTATGATGGTAATCCGGAATTACGATGTGCCCCATTGGACCGGCCCTGGCACACTGGTTCTGGCTTCTTCCTATTCCGGTGACACGGAGGAAACCCTGGCTGCCACCGGACAAGCGGCGGAACGGGGCGGCCGGGTGGTGGCTATAGCCAGCGGCGGTCAATTAGCCCGCTTGGCCCACAATGCGGGATGGGATTTTGTCCAGATTCCAGCTGGGCTCCAGCCGCGGGCAGCAATTGGGTATTCCCTGGCAGCGGTTGTTCGCGTACTGGTGGCTTTTCAAGTGCTGGGGGCATCGGTTCTGGATGAGCTGGCCGCTGCTGCGGAGCTCATGAGGGCTGAAGGTGAATGTTGGAGTGATCCGGAGCAGCCTGAAAACAAGCCGCTGGGAGTAGCCCGGCTCATTGGGAACCGGTTGCCGGTCATTTACGGAGCGGCTGGTACTACCGAAGGCCTGGCTATCCGACTGAGAAGCCAGCTGGCCGAAAACAGCAAGCTTTTTGCCAGCCACCATGTGCTGCCCGAACAGAATCACAACGAAATCGTTGGATTGACTGATCGCATCAGGGACCATGGAGATACATTTGTCATCTGGTTGACGGACAAGGATGACCATCCCAGGGTTCAGCTGCGCCAGGACCTGAGCAGGCGGCTGATGGGTACCAAAGAACAGCCACAGGCCTCCCAGCCCATGGAATGGATCTTAGCTGGAAGGGGAGAGAGCCTTATTCAGCGGAACCTCTCGCTACTCCACCAGATTGACTGGCTGTCTTATTGGGTAGCGCTGCTCCGCGGTTACGATCCTTCGGTTATTGAGGTTCTGACAGAGCTCAAAAATGAGATGAAGGGGAGTAGAACCTGA
- a CDS encoding polyprenyl synthetase family protein — translation MTLSSANLDALRRQINGRLGEIYPQGPRLLAEPVQYVLAGKGKRLRPLLTLLTSRACGGREEDALHAAVAVEILHNFTLVHDDIMDQDHTRHGQATVHAKWDDGVGVLTGDALFIIALAELRHSPDNIEALTTAFARGALAVCEGQALDKEFETRSKVTLEEYLQMVDLKTGYMLGLAAELGAICASAREEQIDGLRRYGCLLGRAFQVQDDLLEIFSDAGTMGKSLGSDILAEKKTYLMIAALNSVPDQVHQAVEMARGDLRRGLAAIRRIMEAQGIRHQAEETIRRSIKQAKEQLEILDGGRGILQAFADMILRRDR, via the coding sequence ATGACCTTATCTTCTGCCAACCTGGATGCTCTTCGTCGGCAGATTAATGGTCGGTTGGGGGAGATCTATCCCCAGGGGCCGCGGCTTTTAGCTGAACCGGTGCAATATGTCCTGGCCGGTAAGGGTAAGCGATTGCGGCCCCTACTCACCCTGCTCACCAGTCGGGCCTGCGGCGGTAGGGAGGAGGATGCTCTCCATGCCGCCGTGGCGGTAGAGATTCTCCATAACTTTACCCTGGTGCATGATGATATCATGGACCAGGACCATACCCGCCACGGCCAGGCGACAGTGCACGCGAAGTGGGATGATGGCGTTGGTGTCCTGACTGGTGATGCCCTGTTCATCATTGCCCTGGCGGAGCTGCGGCACTCTCCTGACAATATAGAAGCCCTGACCACTGCCTTTGCCAGGGGGGCTCTGGCGGTCTGTGAGGGGCAGGCCCTGGACAAGGAATTTGAGACCCGGTCAAAGGTAACGCTGGAAGAGTACCTGCAGATGGTCGACCTGAAGACCGGTTACATGCTGGGCCTGGCTGCCGAGTTAGGGGCTATCTGTGCTTCCGCCCGTGAAGAGCAGATCGACGGATTGAGACGTTATGGATGCCTGCTCGGACGGGCATTCCAGGTGCAGGACGATCTCTTGGAGATTTTTTCCGATGCTGGCACGATGGGGAAAAGCCTGGGCAGCGACATTTTGGCTGAGAAGAAGACCTACCTTATGATTGCAGCCCTTAATAGTGTTCCCGACCAGGTGCATCAGGCGGTGGAAATGGCCAGGGGTGACCTGAGAAGGGGACTGGCCGCTATACGCCGGATCATGGAGGCTCAGGGTATCCGTCATCAAGCTGAAGAGACAATACGCCGGAGCATTAAGCAGGCCAAGGAGCAGCTTGAGATCCTGGATGGTGGCCGCGGGATCCTGCAAGCCTTTGCTGATATGATCCTGCGGCGAGATCGCTAG
- a CDS encoding phosphomannomutase/phosphoglucomutase, producing MQDYIFRKYDIRGVVERDFPQPVVEDLGRAFGTFVRREGGTSVALSGDVRLTTPVLMDWFARGLLETGVEVVDIGIIPTPANYFSMYYLGVDGAVQITGSHNPPEFNGFKLSYGKGAVYGDQIQGLRMLIERSDFESGEGRKREEDILTPYRDLLIDKIKLDRSLRVAMDCGDATASLVAPEVFKQLGVELTELYCTVDGRFPHHHPDPTEVKNLQDLIAEVQKGGYDFGVAYDGDADRLGVVDEQGHIIWADTLMALFLEEVARPGGAIVFDVKCSQALEEEIARRGAVPVMWKTGHSLIKEKMRELQVTFAGEMSGHLFFADEYFGYDDAIYASLRLARLVSRHKRPLSALTAEVPAYHSTPEMRLECPTDDEKFKIARKAAAYFKAHYDCIDIDGVRIRFGDGWGLVRASNTQPVIVCRFEARTPQRLAEIKSLVLTKLQALGKIELLE from the coding sequence TTGCAGGATTATATCTTTCGTAAGTACGATATTCGCGGTGTGGTGGAGCGGGATTTCCCGCAACCCGTAGTGGAAGACCTCGGCCGGGCGTTCGGCACCTTTGTCCGTCGGGAAGGCGGGACCTCCGTCGCTCTCAGCGGCGACGTGCGGCTTACCACGCCGGTTCTTATGGATTGGTTCGCCCGAGGGCTCCTGGAAACCGGGGTTGAAGTGGTAGACATTGGTATTATTCCAACCCCCGCCAACTATTTCAGCATGTACTATCTAGGGGTGGACGGGGCGGTGCAAATCACCGGCAGCCACAACCCGCCAGAGTTCAACGGCTTTAAGTTGTCCTATGGAAAAGGGGCCGTGTACGGCGATCAAATCCAGGGACTGCGGATGCTCATTGAACGGTCAGACTTTGAATCTGGCGAGGGCCGTAAGCGGGAGGAGGATATTCTTACTCCTTACAGGGACTTATTAATCGATAAGATCAAGCTGGACCGTTCTCTCAGGGTAGCTATGGACTGCGGCGATGCCACGGCATCCCTGGTGGCGCCTGAAGTCTTCAAGCAGCTGGGTGTAGAGCTCACCGAGCTGTACTGCACAGTTGATGGCCGATTTCCCCATCACCACCCGGACCCTACTGAGGTAAAGAACCTACAGGATTTGATTGCTGAGGTGCAGAAGGGGGGTTACGATTTTGGTGTGGCCTATGATGGTGACGCCGACCGGCTGGGCGTAGTGGACGAGCAGGGTCATATTATCTGGGCTGATACTCTGATGGCCTTGTTCCTGGAAGAGGTAGCCCGCCCCGGGGGCGCCATTGTCTTCGACGTGAAGTGCTCTCAGGCTCTGGAGGAGGAGATTGCCCGCCGCGGTGCCGTGCCGGTGATGTGGAAGACGGGGCACAGCCTGATCAAAGAGAAGATGCGGGAGTTACAGGTAACCTTTGCCGGCGAAATGAGTGGCCATCTCTTCTTTGCGGATGAGTATTTTGGCTATGATGACGCCATTTACGCTTCCCTGCGCCTGGCCCGACTGGTGTCCCGTCATAAGAGGCCTTTGTCGGCTCTGACCGCCGAGGTCCCCGCCTATCACAGCACACCGGAGATGCGTCTCGAATGTCCCACGGACGATGAGAAATTCAAGATAGCCCGGAAGGCTGCGGCATATTTCAAGGCTCACTACGACTGCATTGACATCGATGGCGTACGGATCAGGTTTGGTGATGGCTGGGGGCTGGTGCGTGCCTCTAACACCCAGCCGGTTATTGTGTGCCGTTTTGAGGCCCGGACACCGCAGCGGTTGGCGGAGATCAAGTCCCTGGTCCTGACCAAACTGCAGGCGCTGGGGAAGATCGAGCTGCTGGAATGA
- a CDS encoding anhydro-N-acetylmuramic acid kinase, which translates to MTGRGQPLTVLGLMSGTSMDGVDACLARISLSVSTLEFQILDNVTIPFEAEERKAIAQSLTGTADEVAALHFRLGAAYARVAGNFLKGRAVDLVGCHGQTVAHRDGNYTLQVGTAAHLRSILDVPVVSNFREADVAAGGNGAPLMPFLDWLLCRSRPADTVILNVGGVANISAVARGAEQMEVIGFDTGPGMGLIDEAAGLMFGHFSDLDGRYSAEGAIREEILAELMAHPFVRRRPPKSTGRDEFGQELVEQLVGRFSVPPADLLRSLVRFTARSIVDNMRRFVSFYDAVDTLIVSGGGVHHPLLMADLEAELPAWKVVTSQVVGIDPDFKEAFLMAVLAVAHVQGMASNMPGVTGARELVVLGQITSR; encoded by the coding sequence ATGACGGGGCGAGGCCAGCCGCTGACGGTTCTGGGACTGATGTCAGGCACGTCCATGGATGGAGTGGATGCCTGTCTGGCCCGGATCAGCCTTTCTGTCAGCACGCTCGAGTTCCAGATTCTAGACAACGTGACCATCCCGTTTGAAGCGGAGGAGCGGAAGGCCATTGCGCAGAGCCTGACCGGTACGGCGGATGAGGTGGCCGCCTTGCACTTTCGCTTAGGGGCGGCGTATGCCAGAGTCGCCGGGAATTTTCTGAAGGGACGTGCCGTCGACTTGGTGGGTTGCCACGGGCAGACGGTAGCCCACCGGGACGGCAACTATACCTTGCAGGTAGGCACCGCAGCGCATCTGCGTTCGATTCTAGATGTGCCGGTAGTGTCCAATTTTCGTGAGGCTGATGTGGCTGCCGGAGGGAATGGAGCCCCCCTGATGCCTTTTCTGGATTGGCTGCTTTGCCGTTCCCGGCCCGCTGATACGGTTATCCTGAACGTAGGGGGTGTGGCGAACATTTCGGCTGTTGCCCGCGGTGCGGAGCAGATGGAGGTGATTGGCTTTGATACCGGGCCGGGAATGGGGCTGATCGACGAGGCGGCTGGATTGATGTTTGGCCATTTCTCCGATCTGGATGGGCGTTATAGTGCTGAAGGGGCCATCAGGGAGGAGATTTTAGCTGAGCTCATGGCGCATCCTTTCGTTCGCCGTCGCCCGCCCAAGTCGACGGGACGGGATGAGTTCGGCCAGGAGCTGGTGGAGCAGCTGGTGGGCAGGTTTTCCGTCCCCCCGGCTGATTTACTACGGAGCCTGGTGCGGTTCACCGCCAGATCTATCGTCGATAACATGCGCCGGTTTGTTAGCTTTTATGACGCGGTTGACACCTTGATTGTCAGTGGTGGAGGAGTCCATCATCCGCTGCTCATGGCTGATCTGGAGGCGGAGCTGCCCGCCTGGAAAGTCGTCACCTCGCAGGTAGTGGGCATCGATCCGGATTTTAAGGAGGCGTTCCTGATGGCGGTTCTGGCAGTGGCCCACGTCCAGGGGATGGCAAGTAACATGCCGGGTGTTACCGGTGCTCGGGAGCTGGTGGTGCTTGGTCAAATCACATCAAGATAG
- the murQ gene encoding N-acetylmuramic acid 6-phosphate etherase translates to MEVPKRRGHLITEHRNPRSEELDRMSVMEILKLINDEDTIVPGAVHKVLPRIAEFVEHAVESFRSGGHLIYVGAGTSGRLGVLDASECPPTFSVPLGLVRGIIAGGLPALTRSVEGAEDYPETGAAALKEVDLSAKDCVLGIATGATTPFVHGALAYAREVGAYTGFLVCTSEDVIRGQADVIIPVVVGPEVVTGSTRMKAGTATKLVLNMITTTAMVQINKTYGNLMVDLKALNAKLWDRGTRIISEITQRSYEDALELLKRADGEVKTALVVGLRGLSVEESRKRLREEDGSIRRVLERQD, encoded by the coding sequence ATGGAAGTCCCCAAGCGCCGCGGTCATTTGATCACCGAGCATCGCAATCCCCGGTCGGAGGAGTTGGATCGAATGTCGGTGATGGAGATTCTGAAGTTGATCAACGATGAGGATACTATCGTACCGGGGGCGGTGCATAAGGTGCTGCCGCGCATCGCTGAGTTTGTGGAGCATGCGGTGGAGAGTTTCCGTTCCGGTGGGCATTTGATCTACGTGGGAGCCGGAACCAGTGGCCGGCTGGGTGTTCTGGATGCCTCGGAGTGTCCACCGACTTTTTCCGTTCCGCTGGGGCTGGTCAGGGGGATTATTGCTGGTGGTTTACCCGCACTAACTCGGTCTGTGGAAGGGGCGGAGGATTACCCGGAAACGGGCGCAGCTGCCCTGAAAGAGGTGGATCTCTCAGCGAAAGACTGTGTACTGGGAATCGCAACCGGTGCCACGACTCCCTTTGTGCATGGGGCCCTGGCCTATGCCCGGGAAGTTGGAGCCTATACGGGATTTTTGGTGTGTACCAGTGAGGATGTCATCCGTGGGCAAGCCGATGTCATTATTCCCGTAGTGGTGGGTCCGGAGGTGGTCACGGGCTCGACCCGCATGAAAGCCGGTACCGCTACCAAGCTGGTGCTGAATATGATCACCACTACCGCGATGGTGCAGATCAACAAGACCTACGGCAATCTGATGGTGGACTTGAAGGCGCTCAACGCCAAGTTGTGGGACCGCGGTACCCGTATCATCTCGGAGATCACCCAGCGCTCATACGAGGACGCCCTAGAGCTCCTGAAGAGGGCCGATGGTGAGGTGAAGACGGCCCTGGTTGTGGGGCTGCGGGGATTATCAGTGGAGGAATCCCGGAAGCGGCTTCGCGAAGAGGATGGTTCCATTCGCCGGGTTCTGGAGAGGCAGGACTGA
- a CDS encoding hemolysin family protein, translating into MLELSLALVGLALSAFFSGSELAFITANHLQMEVWSKQARRGAALAFRLLGNPDSFLVSVLVGTTLSNVVATSFATTYLVRHGWNPGLALIMITATILLFGEVLPKTLFGERPNHFLRIVAPFHHLLQFLFTPVIIPLRRFSGSLRSRDQSETDIRRETTLEREDLKLLFAGQKDARVLQESEKELITQVFDLGETPVSKAMTPRTEICAVAETDTLNKVVHTFIESGYSKLPVYRDNLDNVIGVVYLYDLFKSPTDLVSIVRPVTMIPDSNTTIDVLKDLQRTHRSIAIVLDEYGGTAGLVTPEDLFEELFGEFEDEFDTQITETMLLPDGSILTDGKTKVEDLNYRFQLNIPEGEYETIGGYLTAALDRIPHKGERIYLPFGQVVIKKSTPQRVEQVQVFPPGSKTLTPDR; encoded by the coding sequence ATGCTTGAGCTGAGCCTCGCTCTCGTGGGTCTGGCGCTCTCGGCCTTTTTCTCCGGGTCGGAGCTGGCATTCATCACCGCTAACCACCTCCAGATGGAGGTCTGGTCCAAGCAGGCCCGGCGCGGTGCTGCTCTGGCCTTCCGGCTCCTGGGTAATCCGGACAGCTTCCTGGTCAGTGTGCTGGTAGGCACTACCCTGTCTAATGTCGTCGCAACCAGCTTTGCCACCACCTATCTGGTAAGGCACGGCTGGAATCCCGGTTTGGCTCTAATAATGATCACCGCGACGATCCTTCTCTTCGGCGAAGTGTTACCCAAGACCCTGTTCGGTGAACGACCCAACCATTTTCTCCGGATCGTAGCACCCTTTCACCACCTGCTACAATTCCTGTTTACACCAGTAATCATCCCCCTGCGCCGATTCAGTGGTTCCCTCAGATCACGCGACCAGTCCGAGACAGACATAAGGCGGGAAACTACCCTTGAACGCGAAGACCTGAAATTGCTGTTCGCCGGTCAGAAAGATGCCCGGGTATTGCAGGAGAGCGAGAAAGAACTTATCACCCAGGTCTTTGACTTAGGTGAAACCCCCGTCTCAAAAGCTATGACACCGCGAACCGAGATTTGCGCCGTCGCTGAGACCGACACCCTGAACAAAGTGGTACACACCTTCATCGAGTCGGGATACTCCAAGCTGCCCGTTTACCGGGATAATCTGGACAACGTCATTGGTGTGGTGTATCTGTACGACCTATTCAAGTCCCCCACGGATCTGGTCTCTATTGTTCGCCCGGTGACAATGATACCCGACTCCAATACTACCATCGATGTTCTCAAAGACCTTCAGCGTACCCACCGATCAATCGCAATCGTTCTAGATGAGTACGGTGGCACCGCCGGTCTGGTCACCCCGGAAGACCTCTTCGAAGAACTCTTCGGAGAATTCGAGGATGAATTCGACACCCAGATTACTGAGACCATGCTATTGCCCGATGGCTCTATACTGACCGATGGGAAAACAAAGGTGGAGGACCTGAACTACCGGTTTCAACTGAACATTCCGGAAGGGGAATATGAAACCATCGGTGGGTATCTGACCGCTGCCCTGGATCGCATCCCCCACAAAGGCGAACGCATTTATCTCCCTTTTGGTCAGGTCGTTATCAAGAAATCCACCCCCCAGCGGGTTGAACAGGTGCAAGTCTTTCCTCCGGGCAGCAAGACCTTAACCCCGGATCGCTAG